CGGCATCGGTGTTCGTGTTCGGCCTGGTGATGGTGTTCCTGATCCTGGCGGCGCAATACGAGAAGTGGTCGCTGCCTTTCGGCGTGCTGCTGGCGGTGCCCTTCGCCCTGTTCGGCGCGCTGCTGGCGGTGACGATGCGCAAGCTGTCGAACGATATCTATTTCCAGATCGGCCTGACCATGCTGGTGGCGCTGGCGGCGAAGAATGCGATCCTGATCTTCGAATTCGCGGTGCTCAACCGCGAGCAGGGCGCATCCTTCCGCGACGCGGCCCTGACCGCGGCGCGCGAGCGCCTGCGCCCGATCGTCATGACCTCGGTCGCCTTCATCCTCGGCTGCGTGCCGCTGGCGTTGGCCAAGGGCGCATCGGCCAACAGCCGGATCTCGATCGGCACCGGGGTGATCGGCGGGATGCTGGCGGCCACCGTCATCGCCGTGTTCTGGATTCCGATGTTCTACTACGTGATCGAAACGCTGGCCGAGCGCATGGGACGCCGCAAGGCGAAGGCGGCGCCGCCGCCGGAAGTGGCCGGCCCGCAGCTGCCGGGCGGCGGAGCCGGCGCCGGCCACGTGCCGCATGCGCCGCGCCCGCCGGGAGAATAAAAAATGTCGAATCCGCGAAGATGGCTGCTGCTCGGCGCCGGCCTACTAGCCGGCTGCGCGGTCGGCCCCGACTACAAGCGCCCCGCGGTCGATGCGCCGCAGGCCTTCCGCTTCCACGACAAGGAGGCGGGCGCGATCGCCAACACCGCCTGGTGGCGCCAGTTCCAGGATCCGGTCCTGGACCAGCTGATCGCCGAGGCGCTGCGCGAGAACAAGGACGTCAAGATCGCGGCCGCCCGCATCGACCTGTTCCTCGGCCAGTACGCCAGCACCCGTTCGCTGCTGCTGCCGCAGGTGGGCGCGAACCTGAACGGCAGCCGCGGGCGCGTGCCGGCGGGCACGGCCGGCAGCGTGATCGCGCCGGTCCAGGACCAGTACGAAGCCTCGCTGTCGGCCAACTGGGAGCTGGACCTGTTCGGCCGGCGCCGGCGCGAGACCGAGGCCGCGCGCGCCCAGGTGCTGGCCAGCGAGGAGGGCCGCCGCGCCACCGTGCTGACCCTGGTGTCCTCGGTGGCCTCGTCCTACATCACGCTGCGCGAGCTGGAGCGCGAGCTGCAGATCGCGAAGGACACGGCCACCAGCCGGGAAAATTCCTTCAAGCTGTTCACGGACAGGTTCGAGGGCGGCACCGTGTCGGAGCTGGAACTGGCCCAGACCCAGTCCCTGTACGAGGCCTCGCTGGTCGAGATCCCGCGCCTGGAAGCCCTGATCGGCCAGCAGGAAGACGCCTTGTCGATCCTGCTCGGCCGGAACCCGGGGCCGATCCGCGCCAGCCACCCGCTGGCGGGGCTGGCGCTGCCGCCGGTGCCGGCCGGCCTCCCGTCCGAACTGCTGGAGCGCCGGCCCGACCTGCGCCAGGCGGAGCAGCAGCTGGTCGCCGCGAATGCCCTGATCGGGGCGGCGCGCGCCCAGTACTTCCCGACGATTTCGCTGACCGGCCTGCTCGGCTACATCAGCAAGGATTTCTCCCAGCTGTTCCAGGGCTCCACCAAGGTCTGGTCCTATGGCGTGGCGGCGTCGATGCCGATCTTCACCGGCGGCGGCATCGCCGGCCAGGTCCAGCAGGCCGAGGCCCAGCAGCAGGAAGCGCTGCTGAACTACCAGAAGGCGATCCAGGTGTCGTTCCAGGAAGTGTCGGATGCGCTGGTGAGCCATGCGAAGTCGCGCGACCAGCTGGGCTTCCTGGACCGCGAAGTGCGCACGCTGCGCAACTACCTCGAGCTGGCGCGCCTGCGCTACGACGAGGGCTACACCAGCTATATCGAGGTGCTCGACGCCGAACGCAGCCTGTTCGCGGCCGAGGTGGCCTACACCCAGACCCAGTCGCAGGTCTACACCTCGCTGGTGAACCTGTACAAGGCGATGGGCGGCGGCTGGGTGCTCGAGGCGGAAGGCATGACGGCAGCGCCGGTCGCGGCCCGTTAGCGGGGAAAAGCACATGAGACCGAAAGCATTGTTGGTGCTGGCGCTGGCCGCTCAGCCGCTCTTGCCGGCGCTGGCGGACGACCCCGGCTGGCCGCGCGAGCTCACGGCGGAGCGCGCGAAACTGGTGTTCTACGAACCGCAGGTGGACGCCTGGAAGAACTATCGCGAGCTCGACTTCCGGCTCGCCTTCGAGCTGTCGCCGGCGAACGGCAAGCCGGCGGTCGGCATCGGCGAAATCCACGCCCGCACCGATGTGGATGTCGACAAGCGGCAGGCGGTGATCCGCGACCTGCGGGTGACGGAGACCAGGTTTCCCTCGGCGCCGCCGGATGAGCAGCGGCGCCTGGATGCGCTGTTCCGCAAGTTCGTCACGAACCGCGGCGACATCCCGATCTCGCTCGACCGCCTGGTCGCGCTCGCCGACAAGCCGCAGGCCGCGCCGCGGGGCGTGGCGGTGCGCAACGACCCGCCCACGATCTTCGTCAGCTACCAGCCCTCGATGCTGTTGCAGACCGACGGCAAGCCGGTCAGCGCCGCCACCGGCAGGGGCGGGGTGGAATTCATCGTCAACGCCAACTGGCCGGTGCTGCGCGCGCCTGGCGAGAACCGCTACTACCTGTTCAACGACGCCACGTGGCTGAGCGGCGCGCGGCTGGAGGGACCGTGGACGCCGGCCGGACCGCTGCCCGGCGCGATCAGCCGGGTGCTGGACGATCCGCAATGGGCCGACCTGAAGAAGGCCGCGGCGTCGAGCGCAGGCGCCCGCAAGGCGCCGTCGACCCCGGCCGTGTTCTTCAGCAGTACGCCGGCCGAGGTCATCGTCTTCGACGGCAAGCCGGTGTACGCGCCGATCCCGGGCACCGAACTGGTCTACGCGAAGAACACCGACGCCGACCTGTTCGTCGACCAGCGCAGCAAGAGCTATTACTTCCTGGCGGCCGGGCGCTGGTTCCGCGCCGCCAGCCTGGACGGCCCGTGGACCTTCGCCTCCGCCGAGCTGCCGCCGGACTTCGCCCGCATCCCGCCCGACAGCCCGGCCTCGCGCGTGCTGGTGTCGGTACCCGGTACCGAGGCCGCCAAGGATGCGGTGCTGCTGGCCCAGGTGCCGACCCGCGTCACGCTCGACCCGAAGCAGGCTGCCGCGATGGTGGACGTGTCGTATGACGGCCAGCCCGAGTTCAAGCCGATCGAAGGCACCCAGCTTTCCTACGCGGTGAACACGCCGGACCGGGTGATCAAGGTGGACCGGCAGTACTACCTGTGCGAGAACGGGGTCTGGTTCTATTCCAGCGCGCCGACCGGCCCCTGGACCACGGCGCCCTCGGTGCCGAGCCAGATCTACACGATTCCGCCCAGCTCCCCGGTCTATAACGTCACCTACGTGACCCAGACCACGGCGCCCAACGGCTACGTCGACGCCAGCTACACGGCCGGCTATTTCGGCACCTTCGTGATGGGCATGGCGGTCGGCGCCATCATCGCGGACGGCTCCGGCTACTGGTATCCGCCGTACTATCACTACCCGGCGTATGGCGGCTACCCGGTGTACCGGCCGTATGCGGCCACCTACGGCGTCGGCTCCTTCTACAACCCCTATACCGGGGCCTACGGGGCCTCGCGCGGCGTCTACGGGCCTTACCGCGGCACCACCGGCAGCGCCAGCTACAACCCCTATACCGGCACCTATGCGCGCGCCGGCTCGGCCTACGGCCCCTACGGCAGCCGGGCGGCGGCCGGCGCCTACAACCCCTATACCAGGGCCTCGGCGCGCGCCGGCGCCGTCGCCGGACCCGGCGGCAGCGCCGCCTTCGCCGGCGGGCGCAACCCCGCGACCGGCAACGCGGCCGCCACCCGCCAGGCCAGCAGCGTGTACGGCAGCTGGGGCAGTTCGGTAGTGCAGCGCGGCGGCGTCACCACGGCGACGCGGCATGCCACCACCGCCAGCGGCTCGGTCGGCGCCGCGCGTTCCTCCACGGGCGCGGGAGTGGTGGCCGGCACCGGCGCGCGCGGCAGCGGCGGCGTGGCCCGGAGCGCGGGCGGCGACCTGTACGCCGGCCGCGACGGCAACGTCTACCGGCGCAGCGAAGGCAGCTGGCAGCGCTACGACAACGGCGGCTGGAGCAATACCGCGGCGCAGCCGCGCGAATCGGCGCGCTCGTCGGCCGCTGCGCAAGCGCGTGCGACGGCGCGGCCGGCGGCGCAGACCTCCTCGCTGCCGCAGAACCTGAACCGCGACTTCCAGGACCGCCAGCGCGGCGCGATGCAGAGCCAGCGCTTTTCGAACTTCAGCAGCAGCGGGAGCCCTGGCGGGCGCGGCAGCGGGTTCGGCGGACGGGGCGGCGGCGGCCGGCGCGGTCGCTAGGCGGCGTTGTCGGTGACGACCGGTTCGACGATGGTGAACAGGATCAGCAGGCAGACGAGCGCGCTGCAGCCCATGTAGGTGAAGACGGCCGCCCAGCTGTAGGCGTCGAGCAGCATCCCCACGGCCAGCGGCGCGCAGGCGCCGCCAACCTGGCCGACGGCGTTGATGATGCCGAACGAAACGGGATAGACGCTCTTGTCGGCCAGCCCCATCGGATAAACGGCATAGCCGCCGAAGCCCATGCTGGCCATCAGCCCTGCCAGGAACAGCATGAAGCCCAGGTAGAAGGAGTTATCCGGCGCATAGACCAGCGCCAGCATCGTGAAGATGGTGCCGAAGGCGCTCAGCATCATCAATGGCTTGCGGCGCTTGCCCAGCATCCGGTCGGACAGCAGGCCCCCCAGCAGGTTGCCGATCACCGCACCCAGGAAGGGCGCCGAGGCGATGAAGCCCATCTTGATGGAGGCATAGCCTTTCACCGTGACCAGGTAGGTCGGGATCCACGACATGAAGATGTTCGTAATGCCGATCATGCAGCCGTAGCCGATGGCGGCGCCCACGATGTTCCAGGAGCTGAAGACTTGGCGCAGCGTGCGCAGTTGCGGCACGTTCCTGGTCCGGATCAGCTTGTCGAGCCACGCAAGCTCGTAGGTGCGCCGCAGCGGCGACGCTTCCGCTTCCGCGACCGCCACGCCCGCTTCGCTGCGGATATAGTCGCATTCCGTCTTCGAGCAGTACTTGCTCTCTTCCGGCGTATTGCTGACGGTGAAAATCCAGAGCACGGACAGCAGCACCCCCGGGATGGCGAACACGTAGAAGATCTCGCGCCAGCCCCACAGCTCGATCACGAGCACGCACAGCGAGGGCACGATCAGGGGGCCGAGCTTCGACGCCGTCAGCCACAGGCCGGTTGCCGTGCCCTTTTCCCGCGCCGGAAACCAACGGTTGATAATATTGGTGCAGCCGATGCCCAGTGGGCCCTCGGAGATGCCCAGGCCCACGCGGAACAGCTTCAGCAGGAAGACCGAGGAGGTGGTCCCCATCAAGCCCGTGAAAACGGAGGTGAGGATCATGAACACCGGGAACAGCCTGCCCGTCAGCCTGGCGCTCAGGCGCTTGTACAGCAGGCCGGTCGGAATCTGCACGATGCCATAAGCAAACGAAAACAGGCTGATGATCATGCCGGCTTCGGTATTGCTGATGCCGTACTCTTTCTTCATGTAGGGCAGGGCGATGCCCAGGTTGGCGCGGTCGGCGCAGGCAATGGCCCAGATCACGAAGATCAGTCCCATGACCACCCAGCGGAAACTGCCCGTTTTGGCAGGCACCGCAGCCGCTGCCTTGCCCATATCGTCACGAACGGTTTTGACCTGATTCATTGGTGTATTCCTTATTATGTGTTTAGAGCGCAGCCTGTCTCCTGCCGCGCTTGTTGCTGCTTTTTCTGGAACCCGAATCTGCTGCCCGCAAACCGCGTTCAGGTGGTGAGGCTCATTTCCGGACGTTGCCCGGCCAGCGCCTGCGCCAGGCTGGCCAGCACCATCTCGCCCATCGCGGTACGGGTCTCGATCGTGGCGCTGGCGCGGTGGGCCTGCAGCACCACGTTGTCCATGCCACGCAGCGGTGCCGGCACATGCGGTTCGTCGACGAACACGTCCAGGCCGGCCCCGGCGATCCGGCCTTCCTGCAAGGCGGCGACCAGGTCCGGCTCGTTGACCAGCCTGCCGCGTGCGATATTCACCAGGAAGCCGTCCTTGCCGAGCGCATCGAGCACGCTCGCATCGATGATGCCTTCGGCCTTGTCGGCCGCGGCGGCCAGCACCAGCGCGTCGCTGTCGCGGGCCAGGGCCACCGGGTCGGCAAAGAAGGGGTAGGGCAGGTCGTCCATCGCCTGCAGGTCGGTGTAGGCGATCGGGCAGCCGAACGCGGCGGCGCGCTGCGCGACGGCGCGGCCGACGCGACCCATGCCGACGATGCCGACGCGCATGCCGCTGAAACGGCGCGACAGCGGAATCGCGCCCGGATGCGGATTCTTTGCCCACAGGCCCTCGCGCACGATGCGGTCGCCGGCGGCGATGCCGCGGCAGGTCGAAATCAGGAGACCGATGGCCAGGTCGGCGACATCCTCGGTCAGGGCGCCGAAGGTGGCCGTCACGGCAATGCCGCGCCGGCGGGCGTAGGCCAGATCGACGGCGTCGGTCCCTACGCCGTTGATCGCCACCACCTGCAGATTGGGCAGCTGCGCCATCAGCTCGTTGCTGATGCCCGTATGGCCCCCGGAGATGACGCCGCGGATCGAGGCGCCGATCTCGCGGATGAAGGTCTGCTTGTCTTCCTGTTCGAACAGCCGGTGCACCGTGTAGAGCTGGTTCAGGCGTTCGCTGATCGAAGGAATCAGGATGGGATTCAGTTGCAAAATTCCGGGCTTCATAATGTGTCCTTGGTTACCGCCAGCAAGGGCGTGGGAATCGTCGACGCAGGCCAGCGCTGGGCGCTCGAAGAGAGCTCGACTTCGGAACGATGATAGAAGCGTATGGTGATGCCAGTCCAATCCGGATCGGCAATTATGTGATACCTTAATTGGATTACAACCGAGGTGGCCGGGAAGCTGCGACGGCGAAACCGGATAGCCGTAAGCTCAGGTCGATCACTAAATGTTCGATTTAAAACAATTGCGCTGTTTTGTCACGGTCGCAACCGAACTGAACTTTCGGCGCGCGGCCGAACGCCTGCACATGACGCAGCCGCCGCTGACGCGGCAAATCCAGCTGCTCGAGCACGAACTCGGTGTGCAATTGCTTGAGCGCACGAAGCATTCGGTGAGCCCGACCGCCGCCGGCAAGGTCTTCCTGGTCGACGCCACCCGCCTGCTGAACCTGGCCGAGCAGGCCGCCACCACGGTGCGGCGGGTCAGCAAGGGAGAGACCGGCCGCGTACGCGTCGGCTTCACCGGCGCCGCCGGCTATGAGATCGTGCCGCGCCTGCTGGCGGCGGCGAAGCGGGCCCTGCCGGATATCGACGTCGTCGTGCACGAGCTCGTATCGGCGGCACAGGTCGATGCCTTCGCGGCCGATACGATCGACCTCGGCATCATGCGTCCGCTGAGCGCAAGACAGAAGCTGGATTCTTTCCTGATCGACGTCGAGCCGCTGGTCGTCGTGCTGCCGGCAGCGCATGCACTGGCCGGCCACGACAGCATCGACCTCGCCGCCCTCGATCGCCAGCCATTCATCATGCACTCGCCCCATGACGGCAAATATTTCCATGAACGGACGATGAGTTTGTTCTGGTCCGCGAAAGTGATGCCCGAGTTTGTCCAGTACATCGACCAGACGCCAACCATCATTTCCATGGTCCGGGCCGGCCTGGGCGCGGCCATCGTCCCGGCATCCGCGCAGCGCTTCAAGTTCGACAATGTGGTATTCCGGCCGATCCGGCGCCACGAGGTGGTCGCCGAAATGATCATGGCGTGGCGTCCGGACCAATGCATCCCCGCGGTATCC
This window of the Massilia sp. WG5 genome carries:
- a CDS encoding efflux transporter outer membrane subunit, with amino-acid sequence MSNPRRWLLLGAGLLAGCAVGPDYKRPAVDAPQAFRFHDKEAGAIANTAWWRQFQDPVLDQLIAEALRENKDVKIAAARIDLFLGQYASTRSLLLPQVGANLNGSRGRVPAGTAGSVIAPVQDQYEASLSANWELDLFGRRRRETEAARAQVLASEEGRRATVLTLVSSVASSYITLRELERELQIAKDTATSRENSFKLFTDRFEGGTVSELELAQTQSLYEASLVEIPRLEALIGQQEDALSILLGRNPGPIRASHPLAGLALPPVPAGLPSELLERRPDLRQAEQQLVAANALIGAARAQYFPTISLTGLLGYISKDFSQLFQGSTKVWSYGVAASMPIFTGGGIAGQVQQAEAQQQEALLNYQKAIQVSFQEVSDALVSHAKSRDQLGFLDREVRTLRNYLELARLRYDEGYTSYIEVLDAERSLFAAEVAYTQTQSQVYTSLVNLYKAMGGGWVLEAEGMTAAPVAAR
- a CDS encoding MFS transporter, with product MNQVKTVRDDMGKAAAAVPAKTGSFRWVVMGLIFVIWAIACADRANLGIALPYMKKEYGISNTEAGMIISLFSFAYGIVQIPTGLLYKRLSARLTGRLFPVFMILTSVFTGLMGTTSSVFLLKLFRVGLGISEGPLGIGCTNIINRWFPAREKGTATGLWLTASKLGPLIVPSLCVLVIELWGWREIFYVFAIPGVLLSVLWIFTVSNTPEESKYCSKTECDYIRSEAGVAVAEAEASPLRRTYELAWLDKLIRTRNVPQLRTLRQVFSSWNIVGAAIGYGCMIGITNIFMSWIPTYLVTVKGYASIKMGFIASAPFLGAVIGNLLGGLLSDRMLGKRRKPLMMLSAFGTIFTMLALVYAPDNSFYLGFMLFLAGLMASMGFGGYAVYPMGLADKSVYPVSFGIINAVGQVGGACAPLAVGMLLDAYSWAAVFTYMGCSALVCLLILFTIVEPVVTDNAA
- a CDS encoding 2-hydroxyacid dehydrogenase, with amino-acid sequence MKPGILQLNPILIPSISERLNQLYTVHRLFEQEDKQTFIREIGASIRGVISGGHTGISNELMAQLPNLQVVAINGVGTDAVDLAYARRRGIAVTATFGALTEDVADLAIGLLISTCRGIAAGDRIVREGLWAKNPHPGAIPLSRRFSGMRVGIVGMGRVGRAVAQRAAAFGCPIAYTDLQAMDDLPYPFFADPVALARDSDALVLAAAADKAEGIIDASVLDALGKDGFLVNIARGRLVNEPDLVAALQEGRIAGAGLDVFVDEPHVPAPLRGMDNVVLQAHRASATIETRTAMGEMVLASLAQALAGQRPEMSLTT
- a CDS encoding LysR family transcriptional regulator, with the protein product MFDLKQLRCFVTVATELNFRRAAERLHMTQPPLTRQIQLLEHELGVQLLERTKHSVSPTAAGKVFLVDATRLLNLAEQAATTVRRVSKGETGRVRVGFTGAAGYEIVPRLLAAAKRALPDIDVVVHELVSAAQVDAFAADTIDLGIMRPLSARQKLDSFLIDVEPLVVVLPAAHALAGHDSIDLAALDRQPFIMHSPHDGKYFHERTMSLFWSAKVMPEFVQYIDQTPTIISMVRAGLGAAIVPASAQRFKFDNVVFRPIRRHEVVAEMIMAWRPDQCIPAVSALRTMAQAHFSIPQ